Proteins encoded within one genomic window of Aspergillus nidulans FGSC A4 chromosome VII:
- a CDS encoding uncharacterized protein (transcript_id=CADANIAT00008031), which translates to MSRLLWMASDIQTQNEDACLGIHQLLPSTQCRASLSRVYFPVFKKRENLTAHYQGAEAISILGRLREANIQKLDGDNNGSAIPTGAVMTKLLTLSSYGLDIVLFQLEPRQHQSRISTDCGVRLINGKVAKSV; encoded by the exons ATGTCTAGGTTGCTGTGGATGGCTTCAGATATCCAGACACAAAACGAGGATGCTTGCTTGGGAATACATCAACTGTTGCCGTCGACGCAGTGCCGAGC GTCTCTGTCGAGAGTCTATTTTCCGGTTTTCAAAAAGCGCGAGAACCTTACGGCCCATTATCAAGGGGCGGAAGCAATCTCCATATTGGGGA GACTGAGAGAGGCCAATATTCAGAAGCTTG ACGGTGACAATAATGGCTCAGCCATTCCAACAGGTGCAGTTATGACTAAGTTGTTGACACTTTCAAGTTACGGGCTCGATATCGTCCTCTTCCAACTAGAACCGCGCCAGCATCAAAGCAGGATATCGACAGATTGCGGTGTACGGTTAATCAATGGCAAGGTAGCCAAGTCCGTATAA
- a CDS encoding uncharacterized protein (transcript_id=CADANIAT00008030), with the protein MDICSRVLRKRNQASRTAPADTVPVRVNDLQLQIVPLPRRTSRAQLTTSNKRRNFTTG; encoded by the exons ATGGATATATGTAGCCGCGTactgaggaagagaaatcAGGCCTCTCGCACTGCTCCAGCCGATACAGTTCCTGTCAGAGTCAatgatctgcagctgcagatcgTACCGCTGCCACGCCGCACTAGTCGTGCTCAGCTCACGACATCTAAT AAAAGGAGGAACTTCACTACCGGCTAA
- the sip5 gene encoding protein sip5 (transcript_id=CADANIAT00008032), which produces MGNSQTKETRPSHSQSSRRSHQWGSGSSHGRSPYGDRHNSEGSRSHRSSRPDLSILGLGGSSDRDVATILEHRRETKQEREARRLEKERAARIKERERSMREEHVDGGYLVTQGVYTGTEDFNKAIVRQLMIERRLAPFWRGLNDFSDSWTEHQLMAAARGLPIPPPDEIPPELEYRNPPKVVEEAKEASNIQSVQHLMVPITSRSASNGSDVSHSSQPAHSLPSPSSPIASGTSSSPLFRSRAKTLASLTTSRHNSQVDSTPQEIQLPRDPFVNGQPIEAYLYKDAIECPICFLYYPPYLNRTRCCDQPICSECFVQIKRPDPHPPEHADSDSNAPNPAGETERQDVQDIQLVSEPAACPFCVQPEFGVAYVPPPFRRGLAYASDSSGRPNIGTPVSSTSSLSSATTPTTGRRRATSLSATDPSVITTDKVRPDWAQKLANARAHAARRSAAATALHTAAYLMNSNGSGGDTRGFSMRRGVMRRNNGGQDSPGTPGRSGSPALQAFAFLTDRRAPSGQETDSAEEGTSNLAPPRNSSRRSRMDDLEEMMMMEAIRLSLASEEERRKREEKELRKEAKRREKEAKKAEKMARKAGLYSNNASSSALESPSDSRLPKVTSSSSSIIGEERTPPGKGKAVERVTPSQSNVDLTETASSGDVPSSFLEPQQPQSSSSLGPPVPKEPSKPSHLRHVSSASSSFSSLVESMSEEPGLSAQPHEGTSSSAEPLFNFRSLAAVIGDEDKSDEAAEHVEDTAPHTTSEGSTSSAANLTTAPAGESAVSTSSTAVEKGPTVEESQECSVNKEIETRSMEVTDSRNSETTS; this is translated from the exons ATGGGAAACTCGCAGACGAAAGAGACCCGACCGTCTCACTCACAATCGTCCCGTCGGAGCCACCAATGGGGTTCTGGCAGCAGTCATGGAAGATCCCCGTACGGTGACCGACACAACTCGGAGGGTTCTAGATCGCATCGAAGCAGCAGACCCGATCTGTCTATTCTCGGATTAGGCGGGAGCTCAGATCGTGATGTTGCGACGATACTTGAACATCGGCGAGAAACCAAACAGGAGCGAGAAGCTCGTCgtctggagaaggagcgtGCGGCTCGGATAAAAGAGCGCGAAAGGAGCATGAGGGAGGAACATGTTGATGGCGGTTACTTGGTAACGCAAGGAGTCTATACAGGGACGGAAGATTTCAATAAGGCTATAGTCCGCCAGTTGATG ATTGAACGCCGACTTGCGCCGTTCTGGAGGGGTCTGAATGACTTCTCGGATTCATGGACTGAGCACCAACTTATGGCGGCAGCGCGCGGCTTGCCGATTCCACCGCCTGATGAAATCCCTCCTGAACTGGAATATAGGAATCCGCCAAAGGTTGTCGAGGAGGCCAAAGAAGCATCAAATATACAGTCTGTTCAGCATTTGATGGTTCCAATAACGTCTCGATCCGCATCTAATGGTTCCGATGTATCTCATTCATCCCAACCCGCCCATTCGCTACCTTCTCCCTCATCGCCGATTGCATCCGGCACATCGAGCTCGCCTCTTTTTCGATCTCGCGCGAAGACACTGGCTTCTTTAACAACCTCCAGGCATAACTCCCAGGTTGACTCGACCCCTCAAGAGATACAGCTGCCTCGGGATCCTTTCGTCAATGGCCAGCCCATTGAGGCATATCTCTATAAGGATGCCATCGAGTGTCCCATCTGCTTCCTTTACTACCCTCCCTACCTCAATCGTACTAGATGTTGCGATCAACCCATCTGCTCCGAATGTTTTGTGCAGATTAAACGACCCGatcctcatcctccagaGCACGCCGACTCGGACTCGAACGCTCCAAATCCAGCAGGCGAAACGGAAAGGCAGGACGTTCAAGATATTCAGCTTGTCTCTGAACCAGCAGCATGCCCATTTTGTGTCCAGCCAGAATTCGGGGTGGCATATGTACCCCCTCCTTTCCGTAGAGGACTAGCCTACGCCTCCGATTCGAGTGGCCGGCCAAACATAGGAACACCAGTGTCATCTACATCGTCGCTATCTTCGGCAACTACTCCTACCACTGGTCGACGGCGTGCAACATCATTATCTGCAACAGATCCGAGTGTTATAACTACAGACAAGGTGCGGCCAGATTGGGCGCAGAAACTGGCCAATGCTCGTGCACATGCGGCCCGAAGATCTGCGGCGGCTACCGCTTTACATACCGCGGCTTATCTAATGAATTCTAATGGCTCCGGAGGCGATACTCGAGGATTTAGTATGAGGAGAGGTGTTATGCGGCGCAATAACGGTGGACAAGACTCCCCGGGTACACCAGGTAGAAGCGGATCGCCAGCGCTACAAGCGTTCGCTTTCTTGACAGATAGGCGCGCACCATCTGGACAAGAAACGGACTCGGCTGAAGAGGGCACAAGCAATCTTGCTCCCCCTCGGAACAGTTCAAGAAGGTCACGCATGGATGActtggaggagatgatgatgatggaagcTATCCGGCTGAGTCTGgcaagcgaagaagagaggcgtaagagagaggagaaggaattgagAAAAGAGGCCAAAAGGcgagaaaaagaagccaaGAAAGCGGAAAAAATGGCTCGTAAAGCTGGCTTAtatagcaacaatgcgagTAGCTCGGCTCTGGAGTCACCATCAGATTCCAGACTGCCCAAGGTTAcaagcagctcttcttctatCATCGGCGAAGAAAGAACTCCGCCGGGTAAGGGCAAGGCAGTGGAAAGAGTCACTCCGTCCCAGAGTAACGTCGACCTGACCGAAACTGCTAGCTCTGGTGATGTACCGAGCAGTTTCTTAGagcctcaacaacctcagtcatcctcgtccctcGGCCCGCCGGTACCCAAGGAGCCTTCCAAGCCTTCACACCTGCGTCATGTGTCCAGCGCTTCCTCATCATTCTCGTCTCTCGTCGAGTCCATGTCCGAGGAGCCTGGGCTCTCGGCCCAGCCACACGAAGGTACCAGCTCATCAGCGGAACCATTGTTCAACTTCCGCAGTCTAGCCGCCGTTATTGGCGACGAGGACAAATCAGATGAAGCGGCGGAACATGTTGAAGACACTGCCCCTCACACGACATCAGAAGGGTCAACTTCGAGCGCAGCGAACCTGACAACCGCTCCGGCTGGTGAGTCAGCTGTGTCAACTTCTAGTACGGCCGTGGAAAAAGGCCCTACggttgaagaaagccaagaatGCTCGGTCAacaaggagattgagacACGGTCCATGGAGGTCACTGATAGCAGGAATTCGGAGACCACATCATGA
- a CDS encoding uncharacterized protein (transcript_id=CADANIAT00008034): protein MSRRNFIWHFLLLFIALLSFASSALASSPASFCKCTCFSNSTIIPLDPDKGDSSLHGTLGLFSRNNYIDNQDEKRAGNYRSLSCNDCNRKFCLGYDLPTCKGAKEDDVLTTCFQRDSRKDEAIVFIFIIATGGLLLWAVFRPWVQKWMEAARERRTYIPVSDSPRL from the exons ATGTCACGACGAAACTTCATATGGCACTTCCTGCTTTTGTTCATCGCCCTACTTTCTTTCGCATCTTCCGCACTAGCTTCAT caccagcatcaTTCTGCAAGTGCACGTGTTTTTCTAATAGCACGATAATTCCTCTCGACCCTGACAAGGGAGACTCGTCCTTACATGGCACGCTCGGTCTCTTCAGTCGCAATAACTACATCGATAATCAGGACGAGAAAAGGGCCGGTAACTACCGCTCGCTAAGCTGTAACGATTGCAATCGAAAGTTCTGTTTGGGTTATGATTTGCCCACCTGCAAGGGTGCGAAGGAGGACGATGTTCTTACCACTTGTTTCC AGCGAGACTCTAGGAAAGATGAGGCGATAGTATTCATTTTCATCATTGCCACCGGTGGTCTTCTATTATGGGCAGTTTTTAGACCATGGGTGCAAAAATGGATGGAG GCTGCACGGGAACGACGGACATATATCCCGGTTTCTGACAGTCCTCGACTTTGA
- a CDS encoding uncharacterized protein (transcript_id=CADANIAT00008033) has protein sequence MTSESSATTRLHITPLNPELIPSVLPASVRSLASDISFHGIPTFPENNYGYVTLPKMEAEKLKKKLNGSILKGRKFKVEPARPQKRQAEEGDEQNFTSTDNPSVTVKSKKRKAEENVLSGYELPSDRKVKRGWTESTTDKTERRKKEKRSKDKQEKKAKTQLKSKYTEKPECLFRTKVPPNKSALAEEKSKKQPKKKKTSPESVVHEFAQTVTHPTFLRSEDGGNALICTFEEGKGWVDESGNLKEPASERVRKHQYRPGQIAGHKEKPKKIKVKSAPETDSAKTSSSRNAEVKETESTESTESTESEDWTSSSGSSSESDITDSESDDTASSSLPESGESGNFELSSSRNEQQQAATHVSSEEEPEGSAKSGVLPKGNSTEATSQQGSTEVHPLEALFKKPADQQKLDTEPPVQFSFFGQGDADSDAGFEEELSSNVAPLTPFTKRDLLDRGLRSAAPTPDTSQVSKIINWNTPKISSNAVGEDYSFTDSPMPKSGTAATEESDFSKWFWENRGDNNRAWKKRRRDAAKEQRQRENRRKGMKGKS, from the coding sequence ATGACTTCCGAATCATCTGCTACAACCCGTCTACATATTACACCTCTGAACCCCGAGCTCATCCCCTCGGTTCTGCCTGCCTCGGTTCGTTCCCTTGCCTCGGACATATCCTTCCACGGTATCCCGACATTTCCTGAGAACAATTACGGCTACGTAACGCTGCCGAAAATGGAGGCTGAGAaactcaagaagaagctgaatgGCTCCATTCTTAAGGGCCGCAAGTTCAAAGTTGAACCTGCTCGCCCGCAGAAGCGACAGGCGGAAGAGGGCGACGAGCAGAATTTTACGTCGACCGACAATCCATCCGTAACAGTGAAatccaagaagcgaaagGCCGAAGAAAATGTTTTAAGTGGTTACGAGCTGCCATCGGACCGCAAGGTGAAGCGAGGGTGGACAGAGTCCACGACTGATAAAACTGAACGGcgaaaaaaggaaaagagatccAAAgacaagcaggagaagaaagccaagacGCAGCTCAAGTCAAAATATACTGAAAAACCAGAATGTTTATTTCGGACGAAAGTGCCGCCAAACAAGTCTGCgctggcggaagagaaaTCGAAAAAGCaaccaaagaagaagaagacgtcGCCGGAGTCTGTCGTGCATGAGTTCGCCCAAACAGTAACTCATCCCACGTTCTTACGTTCAGAAGATGGTGGTAATGCGCTCATATGTACGTTCGAAGAGGGTAAAGGCTGGGTTGACGAATCTGGGAACTTGAAGGAACCCGCTAGCGAGCGGGTCAGAAAACATCAATATAGACCGGGACAAATCGCTGGCCATAAGGAAAAGCCAAAGAAAATCAAGGTCAAGTCAGCTCCTGAAACTGACTCAGCGAAGACGTCCAGCAGTCGCAACGCAGAGGTCAAGGAAACAGAATCCACAGAGTCCACAGAATCCACAGAATCGGAAGATTGGACTTCTTCTAGTGGCTCCTCATCAGAATCAGACATCACGGACTCGGAAAGCGATGATACTGCCTCTTCCAGTTTACCTGAATCCGGGGAATCTGGAAATTTTGAGCTATCTTCATCGAGAaatgagcagcagcaagctgcgACTCATGTCAGCTCTGAGGAAGAGCCCGAGGGGAGTGCAAAATCCGGGGTATTGCCCAAAGGAAATTCGACTGAAGCAACTTCGCAGCAGGGATCAACAGAAGTTCACCCTCTAGAAGCTCTCTTTAAGAAACCTGCCGACCAGCAGAAACTAGATACGGAGCCTCCAGTTCAGTTTAGTTTCTTTGGGCAAGGAGATGCAGATTCAGACGCAGGTTTCGAGGAAGAGCTGTCATCAAATGTAGCACCCCTTACTCCATTTACCAAAAGGGATCTGCTGGACCGTGGACTACGAAGTGCGGCTCCTACACCTGACACATCTCAAGTCTCCAAAATCATCAACTGGAATACCCCTAAGATTTCCAGTAACGCCGTGGGAGAAGATTATTCATTTACAGATAGTCCAATGCCCAAGTCAGGTACCGCTGCGACAGAAGAATCAGACTTTTCCAAATGGTTCTGGGAAAACCGAGGGGATAACAATCGTGCTTGGAAGAAGCGGAGGCGAGATGCGGCTAAGGAACAGAGACAGAGAGAAAACCGCAGGAAGGGAATGAAGGGAAAATCATAG